The following are encoded in a window of Cygnus olor isolate bCygOlo1 chromosome 21, bCygOlo1.pri.v2, whole genome shotgun sequence genomic DNA:
- the ATP13A2 gene encoding polyamine-transporting ATPase 13A2 isoform X3 produces the protein MSSDSSRLLGSPRPGYGTLQQDADKSCMEVTGYQTKLWRVALCHACSVLTAGLLLLLFHWKPSLEVRAKCEPCALGQADWVIIRVSPRGAAGVGSRRLPIPPARTLPPAAGVLQDRFGQCFTTCVQTEVLGEGSSLEHHPGARLEDRRTSIAIGVADEEESRDTIRLHEKEENILRYYLFEGLRYVWIERWQAYCKVSVLDEGWTCADLHLSQAGLDQQDHSTRRKIYGPNLIEVPVKSYARLLVEEVLNPFYIFQVFSIVLWVCDAYYYYAACIFLISTISLGLSLYETRKQSTTLQNMAKMSVSVRVRRPDGEEAVVSSADLVPGDCISLPSDGMLVPCDAALLSGECMVNESMLTGESVPVMKTPLPACGGAASAVYSPEEHRRHTLFCGTQVIQAKSYVGKEVLAVVTRTGFCTAKGDLISSILYPKPVSFKFYKDSVKFVLFLAVLAFIGTLYSILILVKNQVPVGQIIIRALDLVTVIVPPALPAAMTVGTIYAQNRLKKQGIFCISPPRINLCGKIRLVCFDKTGTLTEEGLDVWGVVPLENHRFMPIAYEPRHLPGGPLLYALAACHTVSLLRAQPIGDPVDLKMMESTGWRLEMMEEDEGELPSFQQFGTKVLAVMKPPPEAEQPPGRKHQSPVGILRRFPFSSSLQRTSVLAKLPGEDAAQAYVKGAPEMVASLCRKETVPPDFSQMLRLYTTDGFRVLALAYKPLSTVTTFEEALQLTRDSAESSLTFLGFLVMKNVLKPESEPVIRLLRNANVRPVMVTGDNMLTAVNVARSCRMVEPKEQVIFVSACPPSHDKPAALKFIPAELSQGEEQPEGLYQQDGCLPQPCHLALNGKSFAVVREHFPELLPKILIRATVFARMSPDQKTQLVCSLQELNYCVGMCGDGANDCGALKAADVGISLSEAEASVASPFTSRLANIECVPTVIREGRCSLVTSFGVFKYMALYSLVQFVSVLLLYTINTNLSDFQFLFFDLIITTTVAVLMGRTGPAKELGAERPQGALISVLVLGSLLLQTALLITVQVLSYFITVSQSWYVPLNSTVTAPQNLPNYENTVLFCVTGFQYLILAVAMSKGYPFREPLYTNVLFLAVLVILFGLMIWLTLYPLGFPKTLLKLQGIDDLNFKLLLLGIATLNFFAAFVLETALDHGLLSCLRKLRRKKASKKLFKRLEKELSQQQPSWPPLNEPLFATPRLSIAVR, from the exons acagcagcaggctgctgggcagcccGCGGCCGGGCTACGGGACGCTGCAGCAAGACGCCGATAAATCCTGCATG GAGGTCACCGGCTACCAGACCAAGCTGTGGCGGGTGGCCCTGTGCCACGCGTGCTCCGTGCTGACGGcggggctcctgctgctgctcttccactGGAAACCCAGCCTGGAGGTGCGGGCGAAGTGCGAGCCCTGCGCCCTGGGCCAGGCAGACTGGGTCATCATCAGGGTAAGcccccgcggggctgcgggcgtGGGGAGCCGGCGGCTGCCGATTCCCCCCGCTCGGACCCTGCCACCAGCCGCAGGTGTGTTGCAGGACCGCTTTGGACAGTGCTTCACCACGTGTGTGCAGACGGAGGTGCTGGGCGAAGGCAG CAGCCTGGAGCATCACCCGGGGGCCAGGCTGGAGGACCGGAGGACCAGCATCGCCATCGGCGTGGCGGACGAGGAGGAGAGCCGGGACACCATCCGGCTCCATGAGAAGGAAGAG AACATCTTGCGGTACTATCTCTTCGAGGGCTTGCGTTACGTCTGGATCGAAAGGTGGCAGGCGTACTGCAAAGTCAG CGTCCTGGATGAAGGCTGGACCTGTGCGGATCTCCACCTCTCCCAGGCTGGGCTTGACCAGCAAGACCACAGCACCAG AAGGAAGATCTACGGACCGAACCTCATCGAGGTGCCGGTCAAGTCCTACGCGAGGCTCTTGGTGGAGGAG GTACTCAACCCCTTCTACATCTTCCAAGTGTTCAGCATCGTGCTGTGGGTCTGCGATGCCTACTACTACTACGCTGCCTGCATCTTCCTCATctccaccatctccctgggGCTGTCCCTCTACGAGACGAGGAAG CAAAGCACCACGCTGCAGAACATGGCCAAGATGTCAGTCAGCGTCCGAGTCCGCCGCCCTGACGGAG AGGAGGCAGTGGTGAGCTCCGCGGACCTGGTGCCAGGCGATTGCATCAGCCTCCCCTCGGATGGGATGCTGGTCCCCTGCGACGCCGCGCTGCTGTCGGGCGAGTGCATGGTCAACGAGAGCATGCTGACGG GGGAGAGCGTGCCGGTGATGAAAACGCCTCTCCCGGCCTGCGGCGGGGCCGCCAGCGCTGTCTACTCTCCCGAGGAACACCGGCGACACACGCTGTTCTGCGGGACGCAGGTCATCCAAGCCAAGTCCTACGTGGGCAAGGAAGTGCTGGCCGTGGTCACCCGCACAG GGTTCTGCACGGCCAAAGGGGATCTCATCAGCTCCATCCTCTACCCCAAGCCCGTCAGCTTCAAGTTCTACAAGGACTCTGTGAAGTTTGTCTTGTTCCTCGCTGTCCTGG CTTTTATCGGCACGCTGTACAGCATCCTCATCTTGGTTAAAAACCAG GTTCCCGTGGGGCAAATCATCATCCGTGCCCTCGACCTCGTCACCGTCATCGTGCCGCCGGCTCTCCCAGCCGCTATGACCGTGGGCACCATCTACGCCCAGAACAGGCTGAAGAAACAGGGCATCTTCTGCATCAGCCCTCCCCGCATCAACCTGTGCGGCAAGATCCGCCTGGTTTGCTTCGACAAG ACGGGGACGCTCACGGAGGAAGGGCTGGATGTCTGGGGAGTGGTCCCGCTGGAGAACCACCGTTTCATGCCTATCGCCTACGAGCCACGCCACCTGCCCGGCGGCCCCCTGCTCTATGCCCTGGCCGCCTGCCACACCGTCTCACTGCTGCGGGCGCAGCCCATCGGGGACCCCGTGGACCTCAAGATGATGGAATCCACCGGCTGG CGCCTGGAGATGATGGAGGAGGATGAAGGCGAGCTGCCCAGCTTCCAGCAGTTTGGGACGAAGGTCCTGGCCGTGATGAAGCCTCCGCCCGAGGCAGAACAGCCGCCAGGCAGG AAGCACCAGTCACCCGTGGGGATCCTCCGGcgcttccccttctcctcctccctgcagaggACAAGCGTCCTGGCAAAGCTGCCTGGTGAGGATGCGGCCCAAGCCTATGTCAAGGGGGCACCGGAGATGGTGGCCAGCCTTTGCAGGAAGGAAACAG TGCCCCCGGATTTCTCCCAGATGCTGCGGCTCTACACCACGGACGGTTTCCGCGTCCTGGCTCTGGCTTACAAACCCCTGAGCACGGTGACGACCTTCGAGGAGGCCCTGCAGCTGACGAG GGactctgcagagagcagcctgACCTTCCTTGGGTTCCTCGTCATGAAAAACGTCCTCAAGCCAGAGTCCGAGCCCGTGATCCGCCTCCTGAGGAACGCCAACGTCCGCCCCGTCATGGTGACAG gagaCAACATGCTGACAGCCGTGAACGTCGCCAGGAGCTGCCGCATGGTGGAGCCCAAGGAGCAGGTCATCTTTGTGAGCGCCTGCCCGCCCAGCCACGACAAACCTGCTGCCCTGAAATTCATCCCCGCCGAACTCTCACAGGGCGAGGAGCAGCCGGAG GGTCTGTACCAGCAGGATGGGTGCCTCCCGCAGCCCTGCCACCTGGCGCTGAACGGCAAGTCCTTCGCCGTGGTTCGCGAGCACTTCCCTGAGCTGCTGCCCAAG ATCCTCATCCGAGCAACTGTTTTCGCCCGCATGTCGCCTGACCAGAAGACTCAGCTGGtgtgcagcctgcaggagctcAA CTACTGCGTGGGGATGTGCGGGGATGGGGCCAACGACTGCGGGGCGCTGAAGGCGGCCGACGTGGGCATCTCGCTCTCGGAGGCAGAGGCATCCGTGGCATCGCCGTTCACCTCCCGCCTTGCCAACATCGAGTGTGTGCCCACGGTCATCCG GGAGGGCAGGTGCTCACTGGTCACCTCCTTCGGGGTGTTTAAGTACATGGCCCTGTACAGCCTGGTGCAGTTCGTGTCCGTGCTGCTGCTCTACACG ATTAACACCAACCTGAGCGACTTCCAGTTCCTCTTCTTCGACCTGATCATCACCACCACCGTGGCGGTGCTGATGGGTCGGACGGGTCCCGCCAAGGAGCTGGGAGCCGAGCGTCCCCAAGGGGCGCTGATCAGCGTCCTcgtgctgggcagcctgctcctccAGACGGCTCTGCTCATCACTGTGCAAGTCCTCAGCTATTTCATCACTGTCTCGCAGAGCTG GTACGTGCCACTGAACAGCACGGTGACGGCTCCCCAGAACCTGCCCAACTATGAGAACACAGTCCTCTTCTGCGTCACGGGCTTCCAGTACCTCATCCTGGCAGTCGCCATGTCCAAGGGGTACCCATTTCGGGAGCCGCTCTACACCAATG TGCTCTTCCTGGCGGTCCTCGTCATCCTCTTTGGCCTCATGATATGGCTGACCCTGTATCCGCTGGGCTTCCCCAAAACCCTGCTGAAGCTGCAGGGCATCGATGACTTGAAtttcaagctgctgctgctgggaattGCCACACTCAACTTCTTCGCCGCCTTTGTGCTGGAG ACCGCCCTGGACCACGGCTTGCTCAGCTGCTTGCGCAAGCTGCGCAGGAAGAAAGCATCCAAAAAGCTTTtcaagaggctggagaaggagctgagccagcagcagccatctTGGCCACCCCTTAACGAACCGCTCTTCGCTACTCCCAGGCTGTCCATCGCCGTGAGATAG
- the ATP13A2 gene encoding polyamine-transporting ATPase 13A2 isoform X2 translates to MSSDSSRLLGSPRPGYGTLQQDADKSCMEVTGYQTKLWRVALCHACSVLTAGLLLLLFHWKPSLEVRAKCEPCALGQADWVIIRVSPRGAAGVGSRRLPIPPARTLPPAAGVLQDRFGQCFTTCVQTEVLGEGSLEHHPGARLEDRRTSIAIGVADEEESRDTIRLHEKEEKNILRYYLFEGLRYVWIERWQAYCKVSVLDEGWTCADLHLSQAGLDQQDHSTRRKIYGPNLIEVPVKSYARLLVEEVLNPFYIFQVFSIVLWVCDAYYYYAACIFLISTISLGLSLYETRKQSTTLQNMAKMSVSVRVRRPDGEEAVVSSADLVPGDCISLPSDGMLVPCDAALLSGECMVNESMLTGESVPVMKTPLPACGGAASAVYSPEEHRRHTLFCGTQVIQAKSYVGKEVLAVVTRTGFCTAKGDLISSILYPKPVSFKFYKDSVKFVLFLAVLAFIGTLYSILILVKNQVPVGQIIIRALDLVTVIVPPALPAAMTVGTIYAQNRLKKQGIFCISPPRINLCGKIRLVCFDKTGTLTEEGLDVWGVVPLENHRFMPIAYEPRHLPGGPLLYALAACHTVSLLRAQPIGDPVDLKMMESTGWRLEMMEEDEGELPSFQQFGTKVLAVMKPPPEAEQPPGRKHQSPVGILRRFPFSSSLQRTSVLAKLPGEDAAQAYVKGAPEMVASLCRKETVPPDFSQMLRLYTTDGFRVLALAYKPLSTVTTFEEALQLTRDSAESSLTFLGFLVMKNVLKPESEPVIRLLRNANVRPVMVTGDNMLTAVNVARSCRMVEPKEQVIFVSACPPSHDKPAALKFIPAELSQGEEQPEGLYQQDGCLPQPCHLALNGKSFAVVREHFPELLPKILIRATVFARMSPDQKTQLVCSLQELNYCVGMCGDGANDCGALKAADVGISLSEAEASVASPFTSRLANIECVPTVIREGRCSLVTSFGVFKYMALYSLVQFVSVLLLYTINTNLSDFQFLFFDLIITTTVAVLMGRTGPAKELGAERPQGALISVLVLGSLLLQTALLITVQVLSYFITVSQSWYVPLNSTVTAPQNLPNYENTVLFCVTGFQYLILAVAMSKGYPFREPLYTNVLFLAVLVILFGLMIWLTLYPLGFPKTLLKLQGIDDLNFKLLLLGIATLNFFAAFVLETALDHGLLSCLRKLRRKKASKKLFKRLEKELSQQQPSWPPLNEPLFATPRLSIAVR, encoded by the exons acagcagcaggctgctgggcagcccGCGGCCGGGCTACGGGACGCTGCAGCAAGACGCCGATAAATCCTGCATG GAGGTCACCGGCTACCAGACCAAGCTGTGGCGGGTGGCCCTGTGCCACGCGTGCTCCGTGCTGACGGcggggctcctgctgctgctcttccactGGAAACCCAGCCTGGAGGTGCGGGCGAAGTGCGAGCCCTGCGCCCTGGGCCAGGCAGACTGGGTCATCATCAGGGTAAGcccccgcggggctgcgggcgtGGGGAGCCGGCGGCTGCCGATTCCCCCCGCTCGGACCCTGCCACCAGCCGCAGGTGTGTTGCAGGACCGCTTTGGACAGTGCTTCACCACGTGTGTGCAGACGGAGGTGCTGGGCGAAGGCAG CCTGGAGCATCACCCGGGGGCCAGGCTGGAGGACCGGAGGACCAGCATCGCCATCGGCGTGGCGGACGAGGAGGAGAGCCGGGACACCATCCGGCTCCATGAGAAGGAAGAG AAGAACATCTTGCGGTACTATCTCTTCGAGGGCTTGCGTTACGTCTGGATCGAAAGGTGGCAGGCGTACTGCAAAGTCAG CGTCCTGGATGAAGGCTGGACCTGTGCGGATCTCCACCTCTCCCAGGCTGGGCTTGACCAGCAAGACCACAGCACCAG AAGGAAGATCTACGGACCGAACCTCATCGAGGTGCCGGTCAAGTCCTACGCGAGGCTCTTGGTGGAGGAG GTACTCAACCCCTTCTACATCTTCCAAGTGTTCAGCATCGTGCTGTGGGTCTGCGATGCCTACTACTACTACGCTGCCTGCATCTTCCTCATctccaccatctccctgggGCTGTCCCTCTACGAGACGAGGAAG CAAAGCACCACGCTGCAGAACATGGCCAAGATGTCAGTCAGCGTCCGAGTCCGCCGCCCTGACGGAG AGGAGGCAGTGGTGAGCTCCGCGGACCTGGTGCCAGGCGATTGCATCAGCCTCCCCTCGGATGGGATGCTGGTCCCCTGCGACGCCGCGCTGCTGTCGGGCGAGTGCATGGTCAACGAGAGCATGCTGACGG GGGAGAGCGTGCCGGTGATGAAAACGCCTCTCCCGGCCTGCGGCGGGGCCGCCAGCGCTGTCTACTCTCCCGAGGAACACCGGCGACACACGCTGTTCTGCGGGACGCAGGTCATCCAAGCCAAGTCCTACGTGGGCAAGGAAGTGCTGGCCGTGGTCACCCGCACAG GGTTCTGCACGGCCAAAGGGGATCTCATCAGCTCCATCCTCTACCCCAAGCCCGTCAGCTTCAAGTTCTACAAGGACTCTGTGAAGTTTGTCTTGTTCCTCGCTGTCCTGG CTTTTATCGGCACGCTGTACAGCATCCTCATCTTGGTTAAAAACCAG GTTCCCGTGGGGCAAATCATCATCCGTGCCCTCGACCTCGTCACCGTCATCGTGCCGCCGGCTCTCCCAGCCGCTATGACCGTGGGCACCATCTACGCCCAGAACAGGCTGAAGAAACAGGGCATCTTCTGCATCAGCCCTCCCCGCATCAACCTGTGCGGCAAGATCCGCCTGGTTTGCTTCGACAAG ACGGGGACGCTCACGGAGGAAGGGCTGGATGTCTGGGGAGTGGTCCCGCTGGAGAACCACCGTTTCATGCCTATCGCCTACGAGCCACGCCACCTGCCCGGCGGCCCCCTGCTCTATGCCCTGGCCGCCTGCCACACCGTCTCACTGCTGCGGGCGCAGCCCATCGGGGACCCCGTGGACCTCAAGATGATGGAATCCACCGGCTGG CGCCTGGAGATGATGGAGGAGGATGAAGGCGAGCTGCCCAGCTTCCAGCAGTTTGGGACGAAGGTCCTGGCCGTGATGAAGCCTCCGCCCGAGGCAGAACAGCCGCCAGGCAGG AAGCACCAGTCACCCGTGGGGATCCTCCGGcgcttccccttctcctcctccctgcagaggACAAGCGTCCTGGCAAAGCTGCCTGGTGAGGATGCGGCCCAAGCCTATGTCAAGGGGGCACCGGAGATGGTGGCCAGCCTTTGCAGGAAGGAAACAG TGCCCCCGGATTTCTCCCAGATGCTGCGGCTCTACACCACGGACGGTTTCCGCGTCCTGGCTCTGGCTTACAAACCCCTGAGCACGGTGACGACCTTCGAGGAGGCCCTGCAGCTGACGAG GGactctgcagagagcagcctgACCTTCCTTGGGTTCCTCGTCATGAAAAACGTCCTCAAGCCAGAGTCCGAGCCCGTGATCCGCCTCCTGAGGAACGCCAACGTCCGCCCCGTCATGGTGACAG gagaCAACATGCTGACAGCCGTGAACGTCGCCAGGAGCTGCCGCATGGTGGAGCCCAAGGAGCAGGTCATCTTTGTGAGCGCCTGCCCGCCCAGCCACGACAAACCTGCTGCCCTGAAATTCATCCCCGCCGAACTCTCACAGGGCGAGGAGCAGCCGGAG GGTCTGTACCAGCAGGATGGGTGCCTCCCGCAGCCCTGCCACCTGGCGCTGAACGGCAAGTCCTTCGCCGTGGTTCGCGAGCACTTCCCTGAGCTGCTGCCCAAG ATCCTCATCCGAGCAACTGTTTTCGCCCGCATGTCGCCTGACCAGAAGACTCAGCTGGtgtgcagcctgcaggagctcAA CTACTGCGTGGGGATGTGCGGGGATGGGGCCAACGACTGCGGGGCGCTGAAGGCGGCCGACGTGGGCATCTCGCTCTCGGAGGCAGAGGCATCCGTGGCATCGCCGTTCACCTCCCGCCTTGCCAACATCGAGTGTGTGCCCACGGTCATCCG GGAGGGCAGGTGCTCACTGGTCACCTCCTTCGGGGTGTTTAAGTACATGGCCCTGTACAGCCTGGTGCAGTTCGTGTCCGTGCTGCTGCTCTACACG ATTAACACCAACCTGAGCGACTTCCAGTTCCTCTTCTTCGACCTGATCATCACCACCACCGTGGCGGTGCTGATGGGTCGGACGGGTCCCGCCAAGGAGCTGGGAGCCGAGCGTCCCCAAGGGGCGCTGATCAGCGTCCTcgtgctgggcagcctgctcctccAGACGGCTCTGCTCATCACTGTGCAAGTCCTCAGCTATTTCATCACTGTCTCGCAGAGCTG GTACGTGCCACTGAACAGCACGGTGACGGCTCCCCAGAACCTGCCCAACTATGAGAACACAGTCCTCTTCTGCGTCACGGGCTTCCAGTACCTCATCCTGGCAGTCGCCATGTCCAAGGGGTACCCATTTCGGGAGCCGCTCTACACCAATG TGCTCTTCCTGGCGGTCCTCGTCATCCTCTTTGGCCTCATGATATGGCTGACCCTGTATCCGCTGGGCTTCCCCAAAACCCTGCTGAAGCTGCAGGGCATCGATGACTTGAAtttcaagctgctgctgctgggaattGCCACACTCAACTTCTTCGCCGCCTTTGTGCTGGAG ACCGCCCTGGACCACGGCTTGCTCAGCTGCTTGCGCAAGCTGCGCAGGAAGAAAGCATCCAAAAAGCTTTtcaagaggctggagaaggagctgagccagcagcagccatctTGGCCACCCCTTAACGAACCGCTCTTCGCTACTCCCAGGCTGTCCATCGCCGTGAGATAG
- the ATP13A2 gene encoding polyamine-transporting ATPase 13A2 isoform X8, which produces MSSDSSRLLGSPRPGYGTLQQDADKSCMEVTGYQTKLWRVALCHACSVLTAGLLLLLFHWKPSLEVRAKCEPCALGQADWVIIRDRFGQCFTTCVQTEVLGEGSSLEHHPGARLEDRRTSIAIGVADEEESRDTIRLHEKEEKNILRYYLFEGLRYVWIERWQAYCKVSVLDEGWTCADLHLSQAGLDQQDHSTRRKIYGPNLIEVPVKSYARLLVEEVLNPFYIFQVFSIVLWVCDAYYYYAACIFLISTISLGLSLYETRKQSTTLQNMAKMSVSVRVRRPDGEEAVVSSADLVPGDCISLPSDGMLVPCDAALLSGECMVNESMLTGESVPVMKTPLPACGGAASAVYSPEEHRRHTLFCGTQVIQAKSYVGKEVLAVVTRTGFCTAKGDLISSILYPKPVSFKFYKDSVKFVLFLAVLAFIGTLYSILILVKNQVPVGQIIIRALDLVTVIVPPALPAAMTVGTIYAQNRLKKQGIFCISPPRINLCGKIRLVCFDKTGTLTEEGLDVWGVVPLENHRFMPIAYEPRHLPGGPLLYALAACHTVSLLRAQPIGDPVDLKMMESTGWRLEMMEEDEGELPSFQQFGTKVLAVMKPPPEAEQPPGRKHQSPVGILRRFPFSSSLQRTSVLAKLPGEDAAQAYVKGAPEMVASLCRKETVPPDFSQMLRLYTTDGFRVLALAYKPLSTVTTFEEALQLTRDSAESSLTFLGFLVMKNVLKPESEPVIRLLRNANVRPVMVTGDNMLTAVNVARSCRMVEPKEQVIFVSACPPSHDKPAALKFIPAELSQGEEQPEGLYQQDGCLPQPCHLALNGKSFAVVREHFPELLPKILIRATVFARMSPDQKTQLVCSLQELNYCVGMCGDGANDCGALKAADVGISLSEAEASVASPFTSRLANIECVPTVIREGRCSLVTSFGVFKYMALYSLVQFVSVLLLYTINTNLSDFQFLFFDLIITTTVAVLMGRTGPAKELGAERPQGALISVLVLGSLLLQTALLITVQVLSYFITVSQSWYVPLNSTVTAPQNLPNYENTVLFCVTGFQYLILAVAMSKGYPFREPLYTNVLFLAVLVILFGLMIWLTLYPLGFPKTLLKLQGIDDLNFKLLLLGIATLNFFAAFVLETALDHGLLSCLRKLRRKKASKKLFKRLEKELSQQQPSWPPLNEPLFATPRLSIAVR; this is translated from the exons acagcagcaggctgctgggcagcccGCGGCCGGGCTACGGGACGCTGCAGCAAGACGCCGATAAATCCTGCATG GAGGTCACCGGCTACCAGACCAAGCTGTGGCGGGTGGCCCTGTGCCACGCGTGCTCCGTGCTGACGGcggggctcctgctgctgctcttccactGGAAACCCAGCCTGGAGGTGCGGGCGAAGTGCGAGCCCTGCGCCCTGGGCCAGGCAGACTGGGTCATCATCAGG GACCGCTTTGGACAGTGCTTCACCACGTGTGTGCAGACGGAGGTGCTGGGCGAAGGCAG CAGCCTGGAGCATCACCCGGGGGCCAGGCTGGAGGACCGGAGGACCAGCATCGCCATCGGCGTGGCGGACGAGGAGGAGAGCCGGGACACCATCCGGCTCCATGAGAAGGAAGAG AAGAACATCTTGCGGTACTATCTCTTCGAGGGCTTGCGTTACGTCTGGATCGAAAGGTGGCAGGCGTACTGCAAAGTCAG CGTCCTGGATGAAGGCTGGACCTGTGCGGATCTCCACCTCTCCCAGGCTGGGCTTGACCAGCAAGACCACAGCACCAG AAGGAAGATCTACGGACCGAACCTCATCGAGGTGCCGGTCAAGTCCTACGCGAGGCTCTTGGTGGAGGAG GTACTCAACCCCTTCTACATCTTCCAAGTGTTCAGCATCGTGCTGTGGGTCTGCGATGCCTACTACTACTACGCTGCCTGCATCTTCCTCATctccaccatctccctgggGCTGTCCCTCTACGAGACGAGGAAG CAAAGCACCACGCTGCAGAACATGGCCAAGATGTCAGTCAGCGTCCGAGTCCGCCGCCCTGACGGAG AGGAGGCAGTGGTGAGCTCCGCGGACCTGGTGCCAGGCGATTGCATCAGCCTCCCCTCGGATGGGATGCTGGTCCCCTGCGACGCCGCGCTGCTGTCGGGCGAGTGCATGGTCAACGAGAGCATGCTGACGG GGGAGAGCGTGCCGGTGATGAAAACGCCTCTCCCGGCCTGCGGCGGGGCCGCCAGCGCTGTCTACTCTCCCGAGGAACACCGGCGACACACGCTGTTCTGCGGGACGCAGGTCATCCAAGCCAAGTCCTACGTGGGCAAGGAAGTGCTGGCCGTGGTCACCCGCACAG GGTTCTGCACGGCCAAAGGGGATCTCATCAGCTCCATCCTCTACCCCAAGCCCGTCAGCTTCAAGTTCTACAAGGACTCTGTGAAGTTTGTCTTGTTCCTCGCTGTCCTGG CTTTTATCGGCACGCTGTACAGCATCCTCATCTTGGTTAAAAACCAG GTTCCCGTGGGGCAAATCATCATCCGTGCCCTCGACCTCGTCACCGTCATCGTGCCGCCGGCTCTCCCAGCCGCTATGACCGTGGGCACCATCTACGCCCAGAACAGGCTGAAGAAACAGGGCATCTTCTGCATCAGCCCTCCCCGCATCAACCTGTGCGGCAAGATCCGCCTGGTTTGCTTCGACAAG ACGGGGACGCTCACGGAGGAAGGGCTGGATGTCTGGGGAGTGGTCCCGCTGGAGAACCACCGTTTCATGCCTATCGCCTACGAGCCACGCCACCTGCCCGGCGGCCCCCTGCTCTATGCCCTGGCCGCCTGCCACACCGTCTCACTGCTGCGGGCGCAGCCCATCGGGGACCCCGTGGACCTCAAGATGATGGAATCCACCGGCTGG CGCCTGGAGATGATGGAGGAGGATGAAGGCGAGCTGCCCAGCTTCCAGCAGTTTGGGACGAAGGTCCTGGCCGTGATGAAGCCTCCGCCCGAGGCAGAACAGCCGCCAGGCAGG AAGCACCAGTCACCCGTGGGGATCCTCCGGcgcttccccttctcctcctccctgcagaggACAAGCGTCCTGGCAAAGCTGCCTGGTGAGGATGCGGCCCAAGCCTATGTCAAGGGGGCACCGGAGATGGTGGCCAGCCTTTGCAGGAAGGAAACAG TGCCCCCGGATTTCTCCCAGATGCTGCGGCTCTACACCACGGACGGTTTCCGCGTCCTGGCTCTGGCTTACAAACCCCTGAGCACGGTGACGACCTTCGAGGAGGCCCTGCAGCTGACGAG GGactctgcagagagcagcctgACCTTCCTTGGGTTCCTCGTCATGAAAAACGTCCTCAAGCCAGAGTCCGAGCCCGTGATCCGCCTCCTGAGGAACGCCAACGTCCGCCCCGTCATGGTGACAG gagaCAACATGCTGACAGCCGTGAACGTCGCCAGGAGCTGCCGCATGGTGGAGCCCAAGGAGCAGGTCATCTTTGTGAGCGCCTGCCCGCCCAGCCACGACAAACCTGCTGCCCTGAAATTCATCCCCGCCGAACTCTCACAGGGCGAGGAGCAGCCGGAG GGTCTGTACCAGCAGGATGGGTGCCTCCCGCAGCCCTGCCACCTGGCGCTGAACGGCAAGTCCTTCGCCGTGGTTCGCGAGCACTTCCCTGAGCTGCTGCCCAAG ATCCTCATCCGAGCAACTGTTTTCGCCCGCATGTCGCCTGACCAGAAGACTCAGCTGGtgtgcagcctgcaggagctcAA CTACTGCGTGGGGATGTGCGGGGATGGGGCCAACGACTGCGGGGCGCTGAAGGCGGCCGACGTGGGCATCTCGCTCTCGGAGGCAGAGGCATCCGTGGCATCGCCGTTCACCTCCCGCCTTGCCAACATCGAGTGTGTGCCCACGGTCATCCG GGAGGGCAGGTGCTCACTGGTCACCTCCTTCGGGGTGTTTAAGTACATGGCCCTGTACAGCCTGGTGCAGTTCGTGTCCGTGCTGCTGCTCTACACG ATTAACACCAACCTGAGCGACTTCCAGTTCCTCTTCTTCGACCTGATCATCACCACCACCGTGGCGGTGCTGATGGGTCGGACGGGTCCCGCCAAGGAGCTGGGAGCCGAGCGTCCCCAAGGGGCGCTGATCAGCGTCCTcgtgctgggcagcctgctcctccAGACGGCTCTGCTCATCACTGTGCAAGTCCTCAGCTATTTCATCACTGTCTCGCAGAGCTG GTACGTGCCACTGAACAGCACGGTGACGGCTCCCCAGAACCTGCCCAACTATGAGAACACAGTCCTCTTCTGCGTCACGGGCTTCCAGTACCTCATCCTGGCAGTCGCCATGTCCAAGGGGTACCCATTTCGGGAGCCGCTCTACACCAATG TGCTCTTCCTGGCGGTCCTCGTCATCCTCTTTGGCCTCATGATATGGCTGACCCTGTATCCGCTGGGCTTCCCCAAAACCCTGCTGAAGCTGCAGGGCATCGATGACTTGAAtttcaagctgctgctgctgggaattGCCACACTCAACTTCTTCGCCGCCTTTGTGCTGGAG ACCGCCCTGGACCACGGCTTGCTCAGCTGCTTGCGCAAGCTGCGCAGGAAGAAAGCATCCAAAAAGCTTTtcaagaggctggagaaggagctgagccagcagcagccatctTGGCCACCCCTTAACGAACCGCTCTTCGCTACTCCCAGGCTGTCCATCGCCGTGAGATAG